One genomic segment of Helicoverpa zea isolate HzStark_Cry1AcR chromosome 22, ilHelZeax1.1, whole genome shotgun sequence includes these proteins:
- the LOC124641491 gene encoding gamma-aminobutyric acid receptor subunit beta-like isoform X1, which yields MSALRPRARRAPLLLALAAALLPHADRVAGGGGGGSMFGDVNISSILDSFSISYDKRVRPNYGGPPVEVGVTMYVLSISSVSEVLMDFTLDFYFRQFWTDPRLAYKKRAGVETLSVGSEFIRNIWVPDTFFVNEKQSYFHTATTSNEFIRIHHSGSITRSIRLTITASCPMNLQYFPMDRQLCHIEIESFGYTMTDILYVWKDGASSVGMSSEVQLPQFRVLGHRQRATVITLSTGNYSRLACEIQFVRSMGYYLIQIYIPSGLIVIISWVSFWLNRNATPARVQLGVTTVLTMTTLMSSTNAALPKISYVKSIDVYLGTCFVMVFTSLLEYATVGYMSKRIQMRKQRFVAIQKIMSEKKIPAECAPPWDGHSLSKGGSLGRGSRPPHGSHHGSHGSHGSHGSHGAPAPPPRGCGRHLQEVRYKVRDPKAHSKGGTLESSIEDAPGPPLHALQPTKDYGKFLGMTPSDIDKYSRIVFPVCFVCFNLMYWIVYLHVSDVVADDLVLLEENK from the exons ATGAGCGCGCTCCGgccgcgcgcccgccgcgcgccgctGCTGCTCGCGCTCGCCGCCGCTCTGTTGCCGCACGCCGACCGAGTCGC cggcggcggcggcggcgggagCATGTTCGGGGACGTCAATATATCCTCTATTTTGGACTCCTTCAGCATAAGTTATGACAAGAGAGTCAGGCCAAACTATGGAG GTCCGCCGGTGGAGGTGGGCGTCACCATGTATGTGCTCTCTATCAGCTCCGTGTCGGAAGTGCTCATG GACTTCACGTTGGATTTTTACTTCAGACAGTTTTGGACGGATCCACGGCTCGCGTACAAGAAGCGCGCGGGCGTGGAGACGCTTTCGGTGGGCTCAGAGTTTATCCGCAATATCTGGGTGCCTGACACGTTCTTCGTAAACGAAAAGCAATCGTACTTCCACACGGCCACCACCAGCAACGAGTTCATCCGCATCCACCACTCGGGCTCAATCACGCGTAGCATAAG GCTCACCATCACGGCCTCCTGCCCCATGAACCTGCAGTACTTCCCCATGGACCGGCAGCTGTGCCACATCGAGATCGAGAGCT TCGGATACACGATGACCGACATACTGTACGTTTGGAAAGACGGCGCGTCGAGTGTCGGCATGAGCAGCGAAGTGCAGCTGCCGCAGTTCCGAGTGCTCGGCCACCGGCAGCGCGCCACCGTCATCACGCTCAGCACAG GAAACTACTCTCGGCTAGCGTGCGAGATCCAGTTCGTGCGTTCGATGGGCTACTACCTGATCCAGATCTACATCCCGTCCGGCCTCATCGTCATAATATCGTGGGTGTCGTTCTGGTTGAACCGCAACGCGACGCCGGCGCGCGTGCAGCTGGGGGTCACCACCGTGCTCACCATGACCACGCTCATGTCTTCCACTAACGCGGCGCTGCCCAAGATCTCATATGTTAAATCAATCGACGTCTACCTCGGCACCTGTTTCGTGATGGTGTTCACCAGTCTACTGG AATACGCGACGGTGGGGTACATGTCGAAGAGAATACAGATGAGAAAGCAGCGCTTTGTCGCGATACAAAAGATAATGTCGGAGAAGAAAATACCAGCAGAGTGCGCGCCACCCTGGGATGGGCACTCGCTGAGCAAAGGGGGTAGCCTGGGCCGCGGGAGCCGGCCCCCACACGGGTCGCACCACGGGTCCCATGGTTCTCACGGCTCGCACGGGTCGCacggtgcgcccgcgccgccgccgcgtggCTGCGGCAGGCACTTGCAGGAGGTGCGCTACAAAGTGCGGGACCCCAAGGCGCACTCTAAAGGCGGCACGCTAGAGAGCTCAATCGAAGACGCGCCAGGCCCACCTTTGCATGCGCTGCAGCCCACTAAG GACTACGGCAAGTTCCTGGGCATGACGCCGTCAGACATCGACAAGTACTCGCGCATCGTGTTCCCGGTGTGCTTCGTCTGCTTCAACCTGATGTACTGGATCGTGTACCTGCACGTATCAGACGTGGTCGCAGACGACCTGGTGCTGCTGGAAGAGAACAAGTGA
- the LOC124641491 gene encoding gamma-aminobutyric acid receptor subunit beta-like isoform X4 has protein sequence MSALRPRARRAPLLLALAAALLPHADRVAGGGGGGSMFGDVNISSILDSFSISYDKRVRPNYGGPPVEVGVTMYVLSISSLSEVQMDFTLDFYFRQFWTDPRLAYKKRAGVETLSVGSEFIRNIWVPDTFFVNEKQSYFHTATTSNEFIRIHHSGSITRSIRLTITASCPMNLQYFPMDRQLCHIEIESFGYTMTDILYVWKDGASSVGMSSEVQLPQFRVLGHRQRATVITLSTGNYSRLACEIQFVRSMGYYLIQIYIPSGLIVIISWVSFWLNRNATPARVQLGVTTVLTMTTLMSSTNAALPKISYVKSIDVYLGTCFVMVFTSLLEYATVGYMSKRIQMRKQRFVAIQKIMSEKKIPAECAPPWDGHSLSKGGSLGRGSRPPHGSHHGSHGSHGSHGSHGAPAPPPRGCGRHLQEVRYKVRDPKAHSKGGTLESSIEDAPGPPLHALQPTKDYGKFLGMTPSDIDKYSRIVFPVCFVCFNLMYWIVYLHVSDVVADDLVLLEENK, from the exons ATGAGCGCGCTCCGgccgcgcgcccgccgcgcgccgctGCTGCTCGCGCTCGCCGCCGCTCTGTTGCCGCACGCCGACCGAGTCGC cggcggcggcggcggcgggagCATGTTCGGGGACGTCAATATATCCTCTATTTTGGACTCCTTCAGCATAAGTTATGACAAGAGAGTCAGGCCAAACTATGGAG GACCACCAGTGGAAGTGGGGGTTACCATGTACGTGCTGTCCATCAGCTCTCTGTCGGAAGTGCAAATG GACTTCACGTTGGATTTTTACTTCAGACAGTTTTGGACGGATCCACGGCTCGCGTACAAGAAGCGCGCGGGCGTGGAGACGCTTTCGGTGGGCTCAGAGTTTATCCGCAATATCTGGGTGCCTGACACGTTCTTCGTAAACGAAAAGCAATCGTACTTCCACACGGCCACCACCAGCAACGAGTTCATCCGCATCCACCACTCGGGCTCAATCACGCGTAGCATAAG GCTCACCATCACGGCCTCCTGCCCCATGAACCTGCAGTACTTCCCCATGGACCGGCAGCTGTGCCACATCGAGATCGAGAGCT TCGGATACACGATGACCGACATACTGTACGTTTGGAAAGACGGCGCGTCGAGTGTCGGCATGAGCAGCGAAGTGCAGCTGCCGCAGTTCCGAGTGCTCGGCCACCGGCAGCGCGCCACCGTCATCACGCTCAGCACAG GAAACTACTCTCGGCTAGCGTGCGAGATCCAGTTCGTGCGTTCGATGGGCTACTACCTGATCCAGATCTACATCCCGTCCGGCCTCATCGTCATAATATCGTGGGTGTCGTTCTGGTTGAACCGCAACGCGACGCCGGCGCGCGTGCAGCTGGGGGTCACCACCGTGCTCACCATGACCACGCTCATGTCTTCCACTAACGCGGCGCTGCCCAAGATCTCATATGTTAAATCAATCGACGTCTACCTCGGCACCTGTTTCGTGATGGTGTTCACCAGTCTACTGG AATACGCGACGGTGGGGTACATGTCGAAGAGAATACAGATGAGAAAGCAGCGCTTTGTCGCGATACAAAAGATAATGTCGGAGAAGAAAATACCAGCAGAGTGCGCGCCACCCTGGGATGGGCACTCGCTGAGCAAAGGGGGTAGCCTGGGCCGCGGGAGCCGGCCCCCACACGGGTCGCACCACGGGTCCCATGGTTCTCACGGCTCGCACGGGTCGCacggtgcgcccgcgccgccgccgcgtggCTGCGGCAGGCACTTGCAGGAGGTGCGCTACAAAGTGCGGGACCCCAAGGCGCACTCTAAAGGCGGCACGCTAGAGAGCTCAATCGAAGACGCGCCAGGCCCACCTTTGCATGCGCTGCAGCCCACTAAG GACTACGGCAAGTTCCTGGGCATGACGCCGTCAGACATCGACAAGTACTCGCGCATCGTGTTCCCGGTGTGCTTCGTCTGCTTCAACCTGATGTACTGGATCGTGTACCTGCACGTATCAGACGTGGTCGCAGACGACCTGGTGCTGCTGGAAGAGAACAAGTGA
- the LOC124641491 gene encoding gamma-aminobutyric acid receptor subunit beta-like isoform X6 yields MTRESGQTMEDFTLDFYFRQFWTDPRLAYKKRAGVETLSVGSEFIRNIWVPDTFFVNEKQSYFHTATTSNEFIRIHHSGSITRSIRLTITASCPMNLQYFPMDRQLCHIEIESFGYTMTDILYVWKDGASSVGMSSEVQLPQFRVLGHRQRATVITLSTGNYSRLACEIQFVRSMGYYLIQIYIPSGLIVIISWVSFWLNRNATPARVQLGVTTVLTMTTLMSSTNAALPKISYVKSIDVYLGTCFVMVFTSLLEYATVGYMSKRIQMRKQRFVAIQKIMSEKKIPAECAPPWDGHSLSKGGSLGRGSRPPHGSHHGSHGSHGSHGSHGAPAPPPRGCGRHLQEVRYKVRDPKAHSKGGTLESSIEDAPGPPLHALQPTKDYGKFLGMTPSDIDKYSRIVFPVCFVCFNLMYWIVYLHVSDVVADDLVLLEENK; encoded by the exons ATGACAAGAGAGTCAGGCCAAACTATGGAG GACTTCACGTTGGATTTTTACTTCAGACAGTTTTGGACGGATCCACGGCTCGCGTACAAGAAGCGCGCGGGCGTGGAGACGCTTTCGGTGGGCTCAGAGTTTATCCGCAATATCTGGGTGCCTGACACGTTCTTCGTAAACGAAAAGCAATCGTACTTCCACACGGCCACCACCAGCAACGAGTTCATCCGCATCCACCACTCGGGCTCAATCACGCGTAGCATAAG GCTCACCATCACGGCCTCCTGCCCCATGAACCTGCAGTACTTCCCCATGGACCGGCAGCTGTGCCACATCGAGATCGAGAGCT TCGGATACACGATGACCGACATACTGTACGTTTGGAAAGACGGCGCGTCGAGTGTCGGCATGAGCAGCGAAGTGCAGCTGCCGCAGTTCCGAGTGCTCGGCCACCGGCAGCGCGCCACCGTCATCACGCTCAGCACAG GAAACTACTCTCGGCTAGCGTGCGAGATCCAGTTCGTGCGTTCGATGGGCTACTACCTGATCCAGATCTACATCCCGTCCGGCCTCATCGTCATAATATCGTGGGTGTCGTTCTGGTTGAACCGCAACGCGACGCCGGCGCGCGTGCAGCTGGGGGTCACCACCGTGCTCACCATGACCACGCTCATGTCTTCCACTAACGCGGCGCTGCCCAAGATCTCATATGTTAAATCAATCGACGTCTACCTCGGCACCTGTTTCGTGATGGTGTTCACCAGTCTACTGG AATACGCGACGGTGGGGTACATGTCGAAGAGAATACAGATGAGAAAGCAGCGCTTTGTCGCGATACAAAAGATAATGTCGGAGAAGAAAATACCAGCAGAGTGCGCGCCACCCTGGGATGGGCACTCGCTGAGCAAAGGGGGTAGCCTGGGCCGCGGGAGCCGGCCCCCACACGGGTCGCACCACGGGTCCCATGGTTCTCACGGCTCGCACGGGTCGCacggtgcgcccgcgccgccgccgcgtggCTGCGGCAGGCACTTGCAGGAGGTGCGCTACAAAGTGCGGGACCCCAAGGCGCACTCTAAAGGCGGCACGCTAGAGAGCTCAATCGAAGACGCGCCAGGCCCACCTTTGCATGCGCTGCAGCCCACTAAG GACTACGGCAAGTTCCTGGGCATGACGCCGTCAGACATCGACAAGTACTCGCGCATCGTGTTCCCGGTGTGCTTCGTCTGCTTCAACCTGATGTACTGGATCGTGTACCTGCACGTATCAGACGTGGTCGCAGACGACCTGGTGCTGCTGGAAGAGAACAAGTGA
- the LOC124641491 gene encoding gamma-aminobutyric acid receptor subunit beta-like isoform X2 has protein sequence MSALRPRARRAPLLLALAAALLPHADRVAGGGGGGSMFGDVNISSILDSFSISYDKRVRPNYGGPPVEVGVTMYVLSISSVSEVLMDFTLDFYFRQFWTDPRLAYKKRAGVETLSVGSEFIRNIWVPDTFFVNEKQSYFHTATTSNEFIRIHHSGSITRSIRLTITASCPMNLQYFPMDRQLCHIEIESFGYTMRDIRYKWNEGPNSVGVSNEVSLPQFKVLGHRQRAMEISLTTGNYSRLACEIQFVRSMGYYLIQIYIPSGLIVIISWVSFWLNRNATPARVQLGVTTVLTMTTLMSSTNAALPKISYVKSIDVYLGTCFVMVFTSLLEYATVGYMSKRIQMRKQRFVAIQKIMSEKKIPAECAPPWDGHSLSKGGSLGRGSRPPHGSHHGSHGSHGSHGSHGAPAPPPRGCGRHLQEVRYKVRDPKAHSKGGTLESSIEDAPGPPLHALQPTKDYGKFLGMTPSDIDKYSRIVFPVCFVCFNLMYWIVYLHVSDVVADDLVLLEENK, from the exons ATGAGCGCGCTCCGgccgcgcgcccgccgcgcgccgctGCTGCTCGCGCTCGCCGCCGCTCTGTTGCCGCACGCCGACCGAGTCGC cggcggcggcggcggcgggagCATGTTCGGGGACGTCAATATATCCTCTATTTTGGACTCCTTCAGCATAAGTTATGACAAGAGAGTCAGGCCAAACTATGGAG GTCCGCCGGTGGAGGTGGGCGTCACCATGTATGTGCTCTCTATCAGCTCCGTGTCGGAAGTGCTCATG GACTTCACGTTGGATTTTTACTTCAGACAGTTTTGGACGGATCCACGGCTCGCGTACAAGAAGCGCGCGGGCGTGGAGACGCTTTCGGTGGGCTCAGAGTTTATCCGCAATATCTGGGTGCCTGACACGTTCTTCGTAAACGAAAAGCAATCGTACTTCCACACGGCCACCACCAGCAACGAGTTCATCCGCATCCACCACTCGGGCTCAATCACGCGTAGCATAAG GCTCACCATCACGGCCTCCTGCCCCATGAACCTGCAGTACTTCCCCATGGACCGGCAGCTGTGCCACATCGAGATCGAGAGCT TCGGCTACACCATGCGGGATATCCGGTACAAATGGAACGAGGGGCCCAACTCGGTGGGCGTTTCTAACGAAGTGTCGCTACCGCAGTTCAAGGTGTTGGGCCATCGTCAACGCGCCATGGAAATATCGCTTACAACAG GAAACTACTCTCGGCTAGCGTGCGAGATCCAGTTCGTGCGTTCGATGGGCTACTACCTGATCCAGATCTACATCCCGTCCGGCCTCATCGTCATAATATCGTGGGTGTCGTTCTGGTTGAACCGCAACGCGACGCCGGCGCGCGTGCAGCTGGGGGTCACCACCGTGCTCACCATGACCACGCTCATGTCTTCCACTAACGCGGCGCTGCCCAAGATCTCATATGTTAAATCAATCGACGTCTACCTCGGCACCTGTTTCGTGATGGTGTTCACCAGTCTACTGG AATACGCGACGGTGGGGTACATGTCGAAGAGAATACAGATGAGAAAGCAGCGCTTTGTCGCGATACAAAAGATAATGTCGGAGAAGAAAATACCAGCAGAGTGCGCGCCACCCTGGGATGGGCACTCGCTGAGCAAAGGGGGTAGCCTGGGCCGCGGGAGCCGGCCCCCACACGGGTCGCACCACGGGTCCCATGGTTCTCACGGCTCGCACGGGTCGCacggtgcgcccgcgccgccgccgcgtggCTGCGGCAGGCACTTGCAGGAGGTGCGCTACAAAGTGCGGGACCCCAAGGCGCACTCTAAAGGCGGCACGCTAGAGAGCTCAATCGAAGACGCGCCAGGCCCACCTTTGCATGCGCTGCAGCCCACTAAG GACTACGGCAAGTTCCTGGGCATGACGCCGTCAGACATCGACAAGTACTCGCGCATCGTGTTCCCGGTGTGCTTCGTCTGCTTCAACCTGATGTACTGGATCGTGTACCTGCACGTATCAGACGTGGTCGCAGACGACCTGGTGCTGCTGGAAGAGAACAAGTGA
- the LOC124641491 gene encoding gamma-aminobutyric acid receptor subunit beta-like isoform X3, with protein MSALRPRARRAPLLLALAAALLPHADRVAGGGGGGSMFGDVNISSILDSFSISYDKRVRPNYGGPPVEVGVTMYVLSISSLSEVQMDFTLDFYFRQFWTDPRLAYKKRAGVETLSVGSEFIRNIWVPDTFFVNEKQSYFHTATTSNEFIRIHHSGSITRSIRLTITASCPMNLQYFPMDRQLCHIEIESFGYTMRDIRYKWNEGPNSVGVSNEVSLPQFKVLGHRQRAMEISLTTGNYSRLACEIQFVRSMGYYLIQIYIPSGLIVIISWVSFWLNRNATPARVQLGVTTVLTMTTLMSSTNAALPKISYVKSIDVYLGTCFVMVFTSLLEYATVGYMSKRIQMRKQRFVAIQKIMSEKKIPAECAPPWDGHSLSKGGSLGRGSRPPHGSHHGSHGSHGSHGSHGAPAPPPRGCGRHLQEVRYKVRDPKAHSKGGTLESSIEDAPGPPLHALQPTKDYGKFLGMTPSDIDKYSRIVFPVCFVCFNLMYWIVYLHVSDVVADDLVLLEENK; from the exons ATGAGCGCGCTCCGgccgcgcgcccgccgcgcgccgctGCTGCTCGCGCTCGCCGCCGCTCTGTTGCCGCACGCCGACCGAGTCGC cggcggcggcggcggcgggagCATGTTCGGGGACGTCAATATATCCTCTATTTTGGACTCCTTCAGCATAAGTTATGACAAGAGAGTCAGGCCAAACTATGGAG GACCACCAGTGGAAGTGGGGGTTACCATGTACGTGCTGTCCATCAGCTCTCTGTCGGAAGTGCAAATG GACTTCACGTTGGATTTTTACTTCAGACAGTTTTGGACGGATCCACGGCTCGCGTACAAGAAGCGCGCGGGCGTGGAGACGCTTTCGGTGGGCTCAGAGTTTATCCGCAATATCTGGGTGCCTGACACGTTCTTCGTAAACGAAAAGCAATCGTACTTCCACACGGCCACCACCAGCAACGAGTTCATCCGCATCCACCACTCGGGCTCAATCACGCGTAGCATAAG GCTCACCATCACGGCCTCCTGCCCCATGAACCTGCAGTACTTCCCCATGGACCGGCAGCTGTGCCACATCGAGATCGAGAGCT TCGGCTACACCATGCGGGATATCCGGTACAAATGGAACGAGGGGCCCAACTCGGTGGGCGTTTCTAACGAAGTGTCGCTACCGCAGTTCAAGGTGTTGGGCCATCGTCAACGCGCCATGGAAATATCGCTTACAACAG GAAACTACTCTCGGCTAGCGTGCGAGATCCAGTTCGTGCGTTCGATGGGCTACTACCTGATCCAGATCTACATCCCGTCCGGCCTCATCGTCATAATATCGTGGGTGTCGTTCTGGTTGAACCGCAACGCGACGCCGGCGCGCGTGCAGCTGGGGGTCACCACCGTGCTCACCATGACCACGCTCATGTCTTCCACTAACGCGGCGCTGCCCAAGATCTCATATGTTAAATCAATCGACGTCTACCTCGGCACCTGTTTCGTGATGGTGTTCACCAGTCTACTGG AATACGCGACGGTGGGGTACATGTCGAAGAGAATACAGATGAGAAAGCAGCGCTTTGTCGCGATACAAAAGATAATGTCGGAGAAGAAAATACCAGCAGAGTGCGCGCCACCCTGGGATGGGCACTCGCTGAGCAAAGGGGGTAGCCTGGGCCGCGGGAGCCGGCCCCCACACGGGTCGCACCACGGGTCCCATGGTTCTCACGGCTCGCACGGGTCGCacggtgcgcccgcgccgccgccgcgtggCTGCGGCAGGCACTTGCAGGAGGTGCGCTACAAAGTGCGGGACCCCAAGGCGCACTCTAAAGGCGGCACGCTAGAGAGCTCAATCGAAGACGCGCCAGGCCCACCTTTGCATGCGCTGCAGCCCACTAAG GACTACGGCAAGTTCCTGGGCATGACGCCGTCAGACATCGACAAGTACTCGCGCATCGTGTTCCCGGTGTGCTTCGTCTGCTTCAACCTGATGTACTGGATCGTGTACCTGCACGTATCAGACGTGGTCGCAGACGACCTGGTGCTGCTGGAAGAGAACAAGTGA
- the LOC124641491 gene encoding gamma-aminobutyric acid receptor subunit beta-like isoform X7, producing MTRESGQTMEDFTLDFYFRQFWTDPRLAYKKRAGVETLSVGSEFIRNIWVPDTFFVNEKQSYFHTATTSNEFIRIHHSGSITRSIRLTITASCPMNLQYFPMDRQLCHIEIESFGYTMRDIRYKWNEGPNSVGVSNEVSLPQFKVLGHRQRAMEISLTTGNYSRLACEIQFVRSMGYYLIQIYIPSGLIVIISWVSFWLNRNATPARVQLGVTTVLTMTTLMSSTNAALPKISYVKSIDVYLGTCFVMVFTSLLEYATVGYMSKRIQMRKQRFVAIQKIMSEKKIPAECAPPWDGHSLSKGGSLGRGSRPPHGSHHGSHGSHGSHGSHGAPAPPPRGCGRHLQEVRYKVRDPKAHSKGGTLESSIEDAPGPPLHALQPTKDYGKFLGMTPSDIDKYSRIVFPVCFVCFNLMYWIVYLHVSDVVADDLVLLEENK from the exons ATGACAAGAGAGTCAGGCCAAACTATGGAG GACTTCACGTTGGATTTTTACTTCAGACAGTTTTGGACGGATCCACGGCTCGCGTACAAGAAGCGCGCGGGCGTGGAGACGCTTTCGGTGGGCTCAGAGTTTATCCGCAATATCTGGGTGCCTGACACGTTCTTCGTAAACGAAAAGCAATCGTACTTCCACACGGCCACCACCAGCAACGAGTTCATCCGCATCCACCACTCGGGCTCAATCACGCGTAGCATAAG GCTCACCATCACGGCCTCCTGCCCCATGAACCTGCAGTACTTCCCCATGGACCGGCAGCTGTGCCACATCGAGATCGAGAGCT TCGGCTACACCATGCGGGATATCCGGTACAAATGGAACGAGGGGCCCAACTCGGTGGGCGTTTCTAACGAAGTGTCGCTACCGCAGTTCAAGGTGTTGGGCCATCGTCAACGCGCCATGGAAATATCGCTTACAACAG GAAACTACTCTCGGCTAGCGTGCGAGATCCAGTTCGTGCGTTCGATGGGCTACTACCTGATCCAGATCTACATCCCGTCCGGCCTCATCGTCATAATATCGTGGGTGTCGTTCTGGTTGAACCGCAACGCGACGCCGGCGCGCGTGCAGCTGGGGGTCACCACCGTGCTCACCATGACCACGCTCATGTCTTCCACTAACGCGGCGCTGCCCAAGATCTCATATGTTAAATCAATCGACGTCTACCTCGGCACCTGTTTCGTGATGGTGTTCACCAGTCTACTGG AATACGCGACGGTGGGGTACATGTCGAAGAGAATACAGATGAGAAAGCAGCGCTTTGTCGCGATACAAAAGATAATGTCGGAGAAGAAAATACCAGCAGAGTGCGCGCCACCCTGGGATGGGCACTCGCTGAGCAAAGGGGGTAGCCTGGGCCGCGGGAGCCGGCCCCCACACGGGTCGCACCACGGGTCCCATGGTTCTCACGGCTCGCACGGGTCGCacggtgcgcccgcgccgccgccgcgtggCTGCGGCAGGCACTTGCAGGAGGTGCGCTACAAAGTGCGGGACCCCAAGGCGCACTCTAAAGGCGGCACGCTAGAGAGCTCAATCGAAGACGCGCCAGGCCCACCTTTGCATGCGCTGCAGCCCACTAAG GACTACGGCAAGTTCCTGGGCATGACGCCGTCAGACATCGACAAGTACTCGCGCATCGTGTTCCCGGTGTGCTTCGTCTGCTTCAACCTGATGTACTGGATCGTGTACCTGCACGTATCAGACGTGGTCGCAGACGACCTGGTGCTGCTGGAAGAGAACAAGTGA
- the LOC124641491 gene encoding gamma-aminobutyric acid receptor subunit beta-like isoform X5, translating into MSALRPRARRAPLLLALAAALLPHADRVAGGGGGGSMFGDVNISSILDSFSISYDKRVRPNYGGPPVEDFTLDFYFRQFWTDPRLAYKKRAGVETLSVGSEFIRNIWVPDTFFVNEKQSYFHTATTSNEFIRIHHSGSITRSIRLTITASCPMNLQYFPMDRQLCHIEIESFGYTMTDILYVWKDGASSVGMSSEVQLPQFRVLGHRQRATVITLSTGNYSRLACEIQFVRSMGYYLIQIYIPSGLIVIISWVSFWLNRNATPARVQLGVTTVLTMTTLMSSTNAALPKISYVKSIDVYLGTCFVMVFTSLLEYATVGYMSKRIQMRKQRFVAIQKIMSEKKIPAECAPPWDGHSLSKGGSLGRGSRPPHGSHHGSHGSHGSHGSHGAPAPPPRGCGRHLQEVRYKVRDPKAHSKGGTLESSIEDAPGPPLHALQPTKDYGKFLGMTPSDIDKYSRIVFPVCFVCFNLMYWIVYLHVSDVVADDLVLLEENK; encoded by the exons ATGAGCGCGCTCCGgccgcgcgcccgccgcgcgccgctGCTGCTCGCGCTCGCCGCCGCTCTGTTGCCGCACGCCGACCGAGTCGC cggcggcggcggcggcgggagCATGTTCGGGGACGTCAATATATCCTCTATTTTGGACTCCTTCAGCATAAGTTATGACAAGAGAGTCAGGCCAAACTATGGAG GTCCGCCGGTGGAG GACTTCACGTTGGATTTTTACTTCAGACAGTTTTGGACGGATCCACGGCTCGCGTACAAGAAGCGCGCGGGCGTGGAGACGCTTTCGGTGGGCTCAGAGTTTATCCGCAATATCTGGGTGCCTGACACGTTCTTCGTAAACGAAAAGCAATCGTACTTCCACACGGCCACCACCAGCAACGAGTTCATCCGCATCCACCACTCGGGCTCAATCACGCGTAGCATAAG GCTCACCATCACGGCCTCCTGCCCCATGAACCTGCAGTACTTCCCCATGGACCGGCAGCTGTGCCACATCGAGATCGAGAGCT TCGGATACACGATGACCGACATACTGTACGTTTGGAAAGACGGCGCGTCGAGTGTCGGCATGAGCAGCGAAGTGCAGCTGCCGCAGTTCCGAGTGCTCGGCCACCGGCAGCGCGCCACCGTCATCACGCTCAGCACAG GAAACTACTCTCGGCTAGCGTGCGAGATCCAGTTCGTGCGTTCGATGGGCTACTACCTGATCCAGATCTACATCCCGTCCGGCCTCATCGTCATAATATCGTGGGTGTCGTTCTGGTTGAACCGCAACGCGACGCCGGCGCGCGTGCAGCTGGGGGTCACCACCGTGCTCACCATGACCACGCTCATGTCTTCCACTAACGCGGCGCTGCCCAAGATCTCATATGTTAAATCAATCGACGTCTACCTCGGCACCTGTTTCGTGATGGTGTTCACCAGTCTACTGG AATACGCGACGGTGGGGTACATGTCGAAGAGAATACAGATGAGAAAGCAGCGCTTTGTCGCGATACAAAAGATAATGTCGGAGAAGAAAATACCAGCAGAGTGCGCGCCACCCTGGGATGGGCACTCGCTGAGCAAAGGGGGTAGCCTGGGCCGCGGGAGCCGGCCCCCACACGGGTCGCACCACGGGTCCCATGGTTCTCACGGCTCGCACGGGTCGCacggtgcgcccgcgccgccgccgcgtggCTGCGGCAGGCACTTGCAGGAGGTGCGCTACAAAGTGCGGGACCCCAAGGCGCACTCTAAAGGCGGCACGCTAGAGAGCTCAATCGAAGACGCGCCAGGCCCACCTTTGCATGCGCTGCAGCCCACTAAG GACTACGGCAAGTTCCTGGGCATGACGCCGTCAGACATCGACAAGTACTCGCGCATCGTGTTCCCGGTGTGCTTCGTCTGCTTCAACCTGATGTACTGGATCGTGTACCTGCACGTATCAGACGTGGTCGCAGACGACCTGGTGCTGCTGGAAGAGAACAAGTGA